The region GGCTGCGGGCTGATCAGCTTGCCGTCGATCACGAACGCCAGGTTCATGGTGCCGGCTTCTTCAATGTACTTGTGCTCCAGACCGTCGGTCCAGATCAACTGATGGAAGCCTTGTTTCTGGGCTTTCACGGTAGGGTACAGCGCGCCTGCGTAGTTCCCGGCCGACTTGGCGTAGCCGGTGCCGCCCGGAAAGGCCCGTGTGTATTCCGTTTCGATTTTCACCCGCACCGGTTCGCTGTAGTACGCGCCTACCGGCGAAGTGAAAATCATGAACCGATACGTATCCGAAGGACGAATGCCGATGTACTCGTCGGTAGCGAACATGAACGGACGGATGTAAAGCGACGACTGCGGGCGGTTGGGCACCCACGCTTCGTCGAGTTGTAACAGCTTTTTGAGGCCGCCTACAAAGATCTCTTCCGGAATGGTCGGCATGCACATGCGCTCGGCCGACAGGTTAAAACGCGCCCAGTTGGCCGACGGGCGGAACACCCGCACCTGCCCGGCATCGCTCCGATACGCCTTCAATCCCTCAAAAATGGTCTGACCGTAGTGAATCACCGCCAGGGCCGGATTGAATTCCATCGGGCCGAAGGGCACAATGCGCAGCTCCTGCCACTGTCCGTCGCGGTAGTCGGCAATGAACATATGATCGGAGAACTGACGGCCAAACTTCAGGTTGTCCTGATCCAACTCCGCCACACGCGACTGCGGAGTGTTTTCTATCGAGATATCAAGGGAAGTATCGATCATGATGGTATGCATTCGTTGGAAGGGGCAAGATACGCAAATCAGTGCGAAAAAATGTGTGGCCGCCGCCGGTTTCTGCCGAGTTTTCTTCGCTTACAGGCTTCTGGAAACGGAAAAGGACACCGTTGGCGGGAGCTTCCCGCGGCGCAAAAACTATCCTGGTGCCCAAGCA is a window of Catalinimonas alkaloidigena DNA encoding:
- a CDS encoding branched-chain amino acid aminotransferase, whose amino-acid sequence is MIDTSLDISIENTPQSRVAELDQDNLKFGRQFSDHMFIADYRDGQWQELRIVPFGPMEFNPALAVIHYGQTIFEGLKAYRSDAGQVRVFRPSANWARFNLSAERMCMPTIPEEIFVGGLKKLLQLDEAWVPNRPQSSLYIRPFMFATDEYIGIRPSDTYRFMIFTSPVGAYYSEPVRVKIETEYTRAFPGGTGYAKSAGNYAGALYPTVKAQKQGFHQLIWTDGLEHKYIEEAGTMNLAFVIDGKLISPQPSETILHGITRNSLLQMARDLGISVEERRVTVDEVVTALRDGKMQEAFGIGTAATLAPIAMISYQGEELPLPSPTDNAVGDQLRKALDDLRYGRAEDPHGWLMPIE